Below is a window of Impatiens glandulifera chromosome 2, dImpGla2.1, whole genome shotgun sequence DNA.
TGAAGACCGAAAATTGAAATCATTCATCAACTATGATCCTCAAGAAAAAATGGTGAGCACCACATAATTGATGCCACTTCTGTATGTATGCTGCAAGATTGAAGAAACAAAGCCAGCAATGAAGTATGGCTATTGGTTGCCTTCAATAGACTGTTGAGTGTGGGCGTGGCCAAAGGGCATAACATAATATCCATCTATCATAAGCCCGTGACAAAGATTAGCTCTGGATACAAAACTGAATCTTTCTATCTCTGGCTCCGGGCATAGAAAATGTGAGGATCAAAATGGAGAGGAATCAATgggaatataaaaattaatgcactcttcacatttattataaatgtccAAATATGGTTCCAGGATTGACATCTACTTTATGGTtgagaaaatttgttaataGCATGAGTTTTGGCCTTGCGAATATGTCCCATGCTGTTAACAAGATCTCTCCTAGTGCAAACAGGAAACATATTAATGTTCCTCAACTCTTTTAAACGCCAAAAGACATAAGGAAAACTTAGTTGATCTCGGGGAGTGAAACGGACAACCTCATTAAACCAAAGGCACATGAACAGGTTGGTTAATGGTGTATGATCTCTCACAATCACAGAAGCTTCAGCCAGTGCTGcacaaaataatttcatatgAGCTTAAGCAAATTATGTCCTTCATTAGCGCATCCAAGCACTAGTCAAGACAACTTTATATTAAGCTTGCATAGACCACACCTAGTTTATGAACGAATTGAATAATGGAATAAAAGACTAACAAACAGAAAATGAGTCATGCAATCTTCTTACCTTTCCTCCCATCTAACCTTGAGTCGTTTGGGAGGCCATCAAGGCGGTACTGAGTCATCTGGAGGTCAACTTCTTTTGGCGAGGCTTTGTTTTTGCTGACAATAGCATTTGCCTCATCATACACACTACCACGAGCTCCATGATCTGAAATTGCAAGAACAGAATGTGAACGCCAGAGAAGGGCTTCCAAGACACCCAAAGGGTCCCTTCTAAACTGGGATTTGGAGTCAACCCAAATGGAATATCGGGCACGAGGAAACAAGCGATGCACCAACATCTGGGAAGAAATCAAAAACAGATTTAATAAGTTTCACATCAGATACAAATTCATATTAAGCTAAAACAACTATGACAATAGGCATACATTGTTTTGTTGAGTTATTTTGCCATTTGATGGCCCTTTTTCCTTCGTTTGGAGTTTATGATGTTTTGAGTTTTTGTGTTTGCCTCTTCCAGACCTTTAGTAGGATAGCATTTTTCCTtgtgttatttttaaatgttttgtgctgagtATGGGAAATCCAATTTTTGTTTGCACATCTTTATATGcaagtaaaattaaaatgtacTTGATATCCAATAATATTGAGAGATCTTAATCAGTCATCAAAGACTCGAACCTCATGAACTTGATATGTAAGTGCAGGATGAGAATTGGAAAATGCTTTACCTTTGGAATTTTACCATTCAGCCGTTGGTCTCTAAAAGGAAGATCCCAAACAAGAATGATCCGCCATTTTCCAATAAATAGATCCTCCCCAATTTGATGACCCGATGCCTCCTGTGCAGCTACAGTAATGTCATCCCAAAATGCAACATAGCAAACCTGCATCAATGAAAAATGCCAACTTtcagtaaaattatttaataaagacaaaaaattaatgtattttctAGAACTACACCTTCTGTACTGATGTTTTTGTCATTCCAACAGGTTGATATAGATCATCACCACCACCAAATGCACAAGTAGATACTACAATTTCACATTCTTTTAGATAATTTTTGTCTTCGTGAGACATATTGAATCCTCCCTTATCACTATAAAATCCACAATTTAGTGAATGAGTCTCATTCACCTGCATTGGCAATTGGCATTTGTGAAATGAGAACCAATGTAAAAGAATTGGCAATGACTAGACAAGAATGACAGGAATCATTAATCGGTAGATACAGCAGTGACTAATATCTAATATAACTCTTGACAGAGCAACTTGTTAAAATATACATCAAATAACAACCATCACCTTGAAGCTTTTCGCTCTTTGCTCAAGAGTTTGGAATCCTGTAAAGAAGTTGAATTTTTTTGTAGCCTTGTGCTGTTGAGGAAATGTATGATTTCCTTCTATATGAGAAAGAGTTTTCTCTGACATATAAACCACTTCTTTAACAATGTCAGATGATTCCTTATCCTGGGGAATGTTCAAGTGTTCAAGTTCCTCTGGAGGCAGGAGATCCAAGCAACCTGATACAGTCTGAATCAATAACTATACTCCCTTTCATACCAGAATTCTAGCTGATGAAAAGTACAATTGAGAAAACAACTATAGAAAAGTACCTTACAGTACCAAAAGGTTCTTTGCATTGCAAATAAGACAATGAAATTCACACTTATTGTTATCAAAGAACAAATAGGCGCATTATGATATTTACATGTATGATTGTATATATGAGAAGAAGCATGCATAAAAAATTATTGGTACGTGTAACAGTTATAAAGAGATGGAATAATAGAATACTAGAAGAGATAGGAAAGGAAATGAATGTCCTAAGCCCTTAGATGAGAAGCTTAGAGAAAACCTCCCTAGCCCATATGAGATTGATGAGACATTAATGTTTGCTTTTCAGCTACAATTTCAACATATTTTTACAGGACTAGATTATGGCTCAGTCATATTCTTTGAGGCTTCTTAAATTTAGCATAGACCGCCGCCTCCTCACCCTTCCCCGTACACTACTCCTCATATACTATGTCCCCGAGGATTGTGTAAACCTCATCCTCCCCTGTATAGTACTCCTCATATCCTATTTCCCCAAGAATTGTGTAAATCTGAATAGCCATGTTCTTTGCTGGTCTCTATCAAATAGGGCAcggaataatatatttatttgttgtcGTAAAATAGACAGTTTTTTGTAGTTTCAAGAACCACCTGATAGTCTGAGGAAGCGAATCCAACGATTCATATAGTTTAAGAAACCACAATACTTGGAGTTCTAGCTGAACATTCTTTTATTGTCGTTCACAGACAAACATGGGTATTTAGCTAATGCCCTATGAATAGAATAGTGGTTAGTGACAGTTACAAATAAAATAGCATAAATAGATTAGTAGTAGTTAAGGAATGAATTAGTTAAATACTATTCTTAAAGTTTCTATCTTTTGTTCATCCCAATTTATTCACATTAGCAGTTAGGATTTTGCCTTTCCCCATTaattcttctcttctcttctcatTTCAATACAATTCTCTTTGTTTCACTTCGATGGTGGAACATATTAGGGTAGAGAAATATCTTGTTTTCATTTCTCAACTGAAATCTTCATAGATATTCAGAAATTCACATCTCATTGCTAAGGGAAAAACATGGCAGGTTGTCATGAGAAATATTTGATATGTAGTTTTTGCCTAAAGATGGTGGACTGCTCCTTTTATAATTCATCAGATCTAATATTCAAGGGTCGGGAACaaaattcaatttctttttttcaaaaaagaatACAGGAATCCATTCGCAGAAAACAAAAGCATTCAGAGAGTAAACACAGCCTCAATTGATTTCAGTTGATAGAGAGATGACATACGTTCACTGACGCCATGGACAATTCTAGTAATTGGTTCAAGACGATTCAAGCTGGATTCCGACTTGTTTTCAAAGATCTGTTCTCGCTTCTCCGACTTGATTTCAAAGATCTGCTCTCGCTTCTTGGGAATAACAATCTCCGAATCAACTACAGCTAAACTCGGTTCGCTTCCAGTTCTTGGCGCTTGGAATAAAAGTAACCCGGCGGCGGGAAAGAAGAGTAATAGCGGCCAACACCTCAGAAGGTTCCGGACGACTCGATGAGTGAGTCCATTTTTGGCACGGGAGACCGATTTTTTGTTCTTCCTCCGAACTCGAACTCGATTCCTGTTGGTGACATTTTCGTAATCGTCTTCTGAGATTGAAATCGATATACTATTATTGTTGTTAACGGATGACGACATCGAT
It encodes the following:
- the LOC124926731 gene encoding probable hexosyltransferase MUCI70, translated to MSSSVNNNNSISISISEDDYENVTNRNRVRVRRKNKKSVSRAKNGLTHRVVRNLLRCWPLLLFFPAAGLLLFQAPRTGSEPSLAVVDSEIVIPKKREQIFEIKSEKREQIFENKSESSLNRLEPITRIVHGVSERCLDLLPPEELEHLNIPQDKESSDIVKEVVYMSEKTLSHIEGNHTFPQQHKATKKFNFFTGFQTLEQRAKSFKVNETHSLNCGFYSDKGGFNMSHEDKNYLKECEIVVSTCAFGGGDDLYQPVGMTKTSVQKVCYVAFWDDITVAAQEASGHQIGEDLFIGKWRIILVWDLPFRDQRLNGKIPKMLVHRLFPRARYSIWVDSKSQFRRDPLGVLEALLWRSHSVLAISDHGARGSVYDEANAIVSKNKASPKEVDLQMTQYRLDGLPNDSRLDGRKALAEASVIVRDHTPLTNLFMCLWFNEVVRFTPRDQLSFPYVFWRLKELRNINMFPVCTRRDLVNSMGHIRKAKTHAINKFSQP